A window from Micromonospora profundi encodes these proteins:
- the purB gene encoding adenylosuccinate lyase, with the protein MTTIPNVLANRYASPELVALWSPEEKVRMERRLWLAVLRAQRDLGVPVPDGVVEAYERVLDQVDLASIAERERVTRHDVKARIEEFSALAGHEHVHKGMTSRDLTENVEQLQVRASLELIRDRVVATLARLAWLAHEHSELVMTGRSHNVAAQATTLGKRFASAAEELLIAYERLEELIARYPLRGIKGPVGTAADQLDLFDGDADKVAELERRVAEHLGFSRVLDSVGQVYPRSLDFDVLAALAQTAAAPSSLATTIRLMVGQELVTEGFKPGQVGSSAMPHKMNTRSSERVNGFAVIIRGYLSMVGELAGDQWNEGDVSCSVVRRVALPDAFFAADGLFQTFLTVLDEFGAYPAVINRELERFLPFLATTKILVAAVRRGVGREVAHEVIKEHAVAVALAMREKGAPENDLFDRLAADGRLGLSRADIDTLVADRTAFVGAAPAQVAALTRRITKVVETHPNAATYSPPPIL; encoded by the coding sequence GTGACGACGATCCCGAACGTGCTCGCCAACCGTTACGCCTCACCCGAGCTTGTCGCCCTCTGGTCGCCGGAGGAGAAGGTCCGGATGGAGCGGCGACTCTGGCTCGCCGTGCTCCGCGCCCAGCGCGACCTGGGCGTGCCGGTGCCCGACGGTGTGGTCGAGGCGTACGAGCGGGTGCTCGACCAGGTCGACCTCGCCTCGATCGCCGAGCGGGAGCGGGTCACGCGGCACGACGTGAAAGCCCGGATCGAGGAGTTCAGCGCGCTCGCCGGGCACGAGCACGTGCACAAGGGCATGACCTCGCGGGATCTCACCGAGAACGTCGAGCAGTTGCAGGTGCGCGCCTCGCTGGAGCTGATCCGGGACCGGGTGGTGGCCACCCTCGCCCGGCTGGCGTGGCTGGCCCACGAGCACTCCGAGCTCGTCATGACCGGCCGTTCGCACAACGTCGCCGCGCAGGCCACCACGCTTGGCAAGCGGTTCGCCTCGGCGGCGGAGGAGCTGCTGATCGCGTACGAGCGGCTGGAGGAGCTGATCGCCCGCTACCCGCTGCGCGGGATCAAGGGGCCGGTCGGCACGGCAGCCGACCAGCTCGACCTCTTCGACGGCGACGCCGACAAGGTCGCCGAGTTGGAGCGGCGGGTCGCCGAGCACCTGGGCTTCTCCCGCGTACTGGACAGCGTCGGGCAGGTCTACCCGCGCTCGCTCGACTTCGACGTGCTTGCCGCGCTGGCGCAGACCGCCGCCGCGCCGTCGTCGCTGGCCACCACGATCCGGCTGATGGTCGGCCAGGAGCTGGTCACCGAGGGCTTCAAGCCGGGCCAGGTCGGCTCCAGCGCGATGCCGCACAAGATGAACACCCGCTCGTCGGAGCGGGTGAACGGCTTCGCGGTGATCATCCGGGGTTACCTGTCGATGGTCGGCGAGCTGGCCGGTGACCAGTGGAACGAGGGGGACGTGTCCTGCTCGGTGGTCCGCCGGGTGGCCCTGCCGGACGCGTTCTTCGCCGCCGACGGGCTGTTCCAGACGTTCCTCACCGTGCTCGACGAGTTCGGCGCATACCCGGCGGTGATCAACCGGGAGTTGGAGCGGTTCCTGCCGTTCCTGGCCACCACGAAGATCCTGGTGGCGGCGGTCCGGCGGGGCGTTGGTCGTGAGGTCGCGCACGAGGTGATCAAGGAGCACGCCGTAGCGGTGGCGCTGGCCATGCGCGAGAAGGGCGCTCCGGAGAACGACCTGTTCGACAGGCTGGCCGCCGACGGTCGCCTCGGCCTGTCCCGCGCCGACATCGACACCCTGGTAGCCGACCGCACGGCCTTCGTGGGTGCCGCCCCCGCCCAGGTGGCAGCACTGACCCGCCGCATCACCAAGGTGGTAGAAACCCACCCGAACGCCGCAACCTATTCCCCGCCGCCGATCCTCTAA